In Perca fluviatilis chromosome 18, GENO_Pfluv_1.0, whole genome shotgun sequence, one genomic interval encodes:
- the fkbp3 gene encoding peptidyl-prolyl cis-trans isomerase FKBP3, which yields MYAQEDQIQTSSLTKMADEVTREWSDEQLKSDAFPKKDIITFIQDNAAHSFLNEHKLLGNIKNVAKTAKKEQLIIAYNQLFESKKFKGTEPIEDVTEQVKAVKIEVKSKEAPAEVVDEGPPKYTKSVLKKGDKTNFPKKGENVSCWYTGTLEDGTVFDTNVPKTERKKKQTKPLTFKVGLGRVIRGWDEALLTMSKGEIARLEIEPEWAYGRKGLPDSKIPPNAKLIFEVEVVAVD from the exons ATGTATGCGCAGGAGGATCAAATTCAAACCAGTTCGCTTACTAAAATGGCAGATGAAGTAACACGAGAGTGGAGCGATGAGCAGCTCAAAAGTGACGCTTTCCCCAAAAAAGACATTATTACGTTCATTCAGGACAATGCAGCACACTCG ttccTCAATGAGCACAAGCTGCTGggaaacataaaaaatgttGCTAAAACGGCAAAGAAAGAACAACTGATTATTGCCTACAATCAGCTCTTTGAGAGCAAA AAATTTAAAGGCACAGAGCCAATTGAAGATGTGACCGAGCAGGTTAAAGCAGTGAAAATTGAAGTAAAGTCCAAAGAAGCTCCGGCAGAGGTTGTGGATGAG GGTCCGCCAAAGTACACCAAGTCCGTGCTGAAGAAAGGGGACAAGACCAACTTTCCAAAGAAAGGCGAAAATGTGAGCTGCTGGTACACTGGTACCTTGGAGGATGGAACTGTCTTCGACACCAATGTCCCCAAAA cggagagaaagaagaagcaaACTAAACCACTGACCTTCAAAGTTGGCCTGGGCAGAGTCATCAGAGGA TGGGATGAGGCCTTACTGACGATGAGCAAGGGTGAAATTGCTCGATTGGAGATTGAACCAGAGTGGGCCTACGGAAGGAAGGGTCTACCCGACTCAAA AATTCCTCCCAATGCAAAGCTGATCTTTGAAGTTGAAGTGGTGGCTGTGGATTAA